TGCACATATACAACATACTTGCATGTGTTAATCTACCATTTAAAGTGACCTAATGTTGAATGGCTATTGCTATGTTGCACAGGTCACTGATAGAAATTGAATACCGGTACAGAAACGTCACCTAAGCTATACCTAGCTAGCTAGATGGATCGACTTTCCACTGAGTTTGGATTTTTGTATGCGGGGATTTCTGCTTGACTTTGGTATGAACATACGTACACGCGGTGCACTCTGGTATTTTATACGCGATTTTACCGTTGATACATAACAAACAAATATAGCCAAGGCTGTTTTTTAAGGCAAACCTGGCTGTCAGTGATTCCCCGGATTGCAGAAACACTAGCAATGCTAACTAACCAGTCAATCGAAAGACAAAATTAGACGATCGGATATGGGAATCTCGGCATGGAATTTCGTAAAGTCTTTTGACCTGGGCGGCAGTGAAATCGAAGCATATTCGTGTCCGTGCGGCCTGGAAGGCAGCGAAGCCGCAATATGGACGATCCGCCTTTGACCGTGCGTGCGGTCTAGCTAGACGGTTTGGGATCGTCTGTAATGGACAGACTACTACTCTGCCTAGGTCTCAACGAGCCCAGGATTCTTGGGTTGGGTTTGCAGCCCCGGCGTGCATGATTTCTGGAAGAACGAATTCAATTTGTCGTCAAGCCAGCTAGTTGTAGAAAATTCATACTTTCttcatctcataatataagaacgtttttatcTTTTTGTGCTACTTCGGTTAGAGCAGTATTTTCAattttattgaaaagtcaaactcTTTTATGTTTGACCGCATTTATATAATAATACATCAACACTTAtgtcatcaaattagtagcattagattcataataaaatatattttcatcatatacctatttggtttgaCAAACactgatatatttttgcacaaacttggtcaaagtttgagaTAGTTTGACTCTTCAACAAAGTAGGAAGTACACTCTTTCAAAGACAGATGTGAGTAGACTATAAGCACCAGGAGTAGAGCAGGGGCAGAGATAGTTTTTACTTTAGATTAGAGCAGGCAGCTGTAGTTGAACTGAACCGACGAATTCGGTTTTCGCTTACTAGCTCTTTTTGAATTGGGAAACGTTTGAGTCCGGCTGACCGGCTGCGTGTTGCCCCGGTCGCACGCGGCCCATTGGATCCAGCGTCATCATAAGATAGCAACGCGCGACGTGGTCTCTTGCGCAGTGGGACGCGTGGGTTGGTGGGCCCCACGAACCGCTAAAGCGGCCTCGTGCTTTTTTCACGGTAGCGCTGCATCCATTCATTAGCTGTCGCCGACTCCGCTCGCCCCTTGGCCACCCCCAAATCGACGCCACCACTCCAACCTGGACCAAGCAAATCCGGGCTGCTCCTTCGCCCCCCACATGCCCGTGCACTCCGGTGGCTGTGAGTGGTGAGTCGAGGAGGCGACCACGACGGGGTAGGGGGGCAACGACACCGGTGCGGCTAGTGTCGACTACCCTTAAAACTCCGCTGTGGCGGCGCTACTGATAGGCGGGCTCACCGTCCACCTCCCCGTCTTAGCCTGCGTTGATCCTTTTCCCCTCCCCTGTACTCCTCAGGCGAGCCCAAGGCAGTAGTCCAAGATGCTGCAATTGCAGGTGCCACGTGCTGGAACCGGCGGGGGAAAGGCTGGGACCGGCATCCTGGATGCTGTAACGGCGCCCCAACGAGTTGGAAATCAACGACCACCTACGCCGTGAACTGGCATGGCATGCTGCAACCGGCCATAGAGAAGCTACAACCATCGGTGCGGTGTGCTGCAACTTGCGACGAGAAGTGCTACCATGGGCATGCGGCAAGCAAGCTCGATCCCACGATGCTGGAACGAGCGATCCAATTTGTTGGAACCAACATTCTTTTGCTGGAACTAGCCTTCTCCCTCAGGTTGCAATGAAGCTCGGCGAGCAATGTGCTACAACCGGCTATCCAATTTATTGGAACCAACgattttttttgctggaactaaATTCTCTTTATGAGCTGCAGCGACAAGGTGCATTGATTTTTTGTCTACATTCTGTGTTTTGGGCTGGGATCAACAATTGATTTTGCTAGAACCAACAATTGATTTTGTTGGAACTGTTCGAAGTAGAGCTGGAACTGCTGATGCTTGGTGCTGGAATGGGCATGGTGACGAGATGCGATCGGTGAAATGGGGAAGTGTGCACTATTGGTTAGGAAAGCTGCAAATGGCGGTGACCAGAGGGTTGCCATGGTGCAAACggtggtcgggggggggggggtgctttgAAACTCCAGAACCTGCGGCACGGTAGGCAATTGCGGTAGCGTCGGGGATGGCCAGCCGCGGCCGACAACAAGAGCAGTGAGCTGGTACCGCGATGATGGTGGTGGTTGGGGAGGACGGCAAGCGAGCCGCGAAGCTCGTAGTTCGGGGGCGCTGCTGTTTCTGccccttttttcattttttttttcagGAAAAAGAGGTGATGCGTGCGTGAGGTGGAAGAAGGGATCCACACATGGGACGGGCTATATAGTTCAGATCGGGTGGTCTGCATGCGACCGGCCGGACCTTGCGCCGATCGGCCGACCCCTAGTGCTGCCCTTTTGTTTTTCGGGGGAATGAGCCAGGCTATATGGGTCCGAAGGTGAGCAGTGGCCCGTGTCCATTAAACCTTGGCCCGTGTATGATAGCGGAAAAAGGACTCGAAATGCGCCAGGGCTGTACGTCGCTTATTGCGAGACGTACGACCGGCTTGCCTGAAGGTTTTCCCCTGGAGTACTTACTGGTCCGACCAGTTTTAATGGGTTGTTTTGTTCGCTACTCGCTCTATTTCGTGCGTTCGTTGGATCGCTCGCCCTATAGTTTAGATGGTATACTCTTCGTTCTGTACATTGGTTGTACAGTGTGGTTTtcattctttctttttcctttcaaTTCTGTCTTTTTTTAATGGGGTTCGTTTGTTtttgcttttctttcttttttgtgtgTTTCTTTATAGTTTCTTcggttttcctagtttttttttccTTATATATCTTACAGTTTTCTTTGGTATTCAATGGTTTTACGTTTGTCTACTGGTTTTCTTCAGTTACTttccattttccttttcttttttctttgtgtttCACCTGTTTTCGTTATTTTTATGTTTATCTACCGGTTTATtcgttgtttttcttctttttattcctCTTGGTGTTCATCAGTTTTATTCATTTTTATGTTTCTCTAccgattttcttttgttttttattttcttctttctctaaatttcatctgttttatttatttttttacttttgcattttctttttgtttttgtgaTACTTGTCTACTTTCTTTCATAAACATTGTACACATTTCGTATACATGATGAACTTTTTTAATAAATGTTCAATATTTagtaaatacatgattaacatttatgCAAATAGATGTTTTTCATGTCTACTTTTTCCATAACATTGTACATCTTTTGCATACATCAAAAACATTTTTTACATACATAATTAACACTGTTACAAAAATATGTTTTGATGGCTACTTTTTTcacacacaatgtacatttttaatACACATTGTATGATTTGTTATTCTTTTCTGGTATACATCACAGACATTTTTTCATATGTATACACATTGGCAATTTTTTGTATACACCTGAATCGTTCTTTATACAagttttaacattttttaaatacatgataaacatttttttaaagcaTGACTTGGTGAATACGTTTTTCCATACACATTGCAAAGTTTTCTTGTTCTTAAGGAATATTTGTTTTGCATGCTTAATGCtttccaaatacatgattaacacttctAATGTGTGATGAGCACTTTGAAAAATTAAAGGGAAAACGAAAActgaaaataaaaaagagaaaaaatagaaacaaaaataaCTAAAACAGAAACGCAAACCAGAAGTATTGTTGTTAAATATTCCAGACGGGCTGGCCACGCCGCACTGCAGTCTACAGCCCCATTTTCCTTCTTTTTTTACGTTTTTCTGCTTTTATTGtttgatttttttttacttttgtttgtagttcaaaatattctaaatatatattacaaaaaataccattcaaaaatatttgataaatgttgaccaagtatttggaaaatgttatatGTGTATAGAGAAATTGTTCAGCACGCATACAAAAACTATTCACGCATATTAAAATGTATAAAAAAATTGTTCACGTATTAAGAAAATGTAATCAATTATTTGACATATATTTCAACAAGTATTAAAAAAAAGTAATCAAGCATTTGCAAATTGTTAAATTAGTATAGGAATTTTTATGATGATGTATTAAAAAATGCTGATTTTTTATCATATATATAAAAAACgttaatcaagcatttcaaaaaatgttgaagaagtatttgaaaaatgttaatcaagcatttgagaaatCTTAAATGTGTATGAAAACAATGTTCACAAATGTATTAAAAATGATGAAATGTTTTTGCCATGTATATCAAACTCTAATTaagcattttcaaaaaatgttaaacaagtatataaaaaatgttaaaaAAGCAATTTGAAATGTTAAATATCTATAAAAAATATTGATGATGTATTATAAAAATGATGAAATTTGTTTACCATGTACataaaaatgttaattaagcatttgaagaaatgttgaacaagtattcaaaacatgttaattaagcatttggaaatgttaaacgtgtataggaaaaatattgaccatgtattaaaaaaagatGAAATTGGTTTATCATGTATATAaacatgttaatcaagcatttgaaaaaaaattgaataagTATTTGGAAATTGTTAATCAagaatttagaaaatgttaaatgtgtatggaAAAAATATTGACGGTGTAttaaaaatgatgaattttttgaTCATATATAAGAAATATGTCACTaatcattaaaaaatgttaatgaagcatTTGAAAATTGATGACCCTGTATTGAAAATGATGAAATTTGTTTACTATGTatataaaatgttaatcaagcatttgaaaaaaatgtttaacaattagtttaaaaatgttaatcaataaTTTAGAAATGCTTAATCCGTATTAAAATGCTGATGATGTATTAAAAAATTATGAAATTTGTTTACcatgtgtataaaaatgttaataaagcatttgaaGAAAagtttgaacaagtatttgaaaaatattaatcaagcatttggaaatgttaaatgtgtatagtaaAAATGTTCACCACGTGTATTAAACAATGATGATTTTTTTATCTGTATATAAAAGAATTTaagcaagcatttgaaaaatgttgaataaataATTGAGAAATGTTAATCAAGGTTTTGAAaacatgttaaatgtgtatagataaaatgttgaccatgtattaaaaaatgatgaaaaccATTTTATTATGTATATacaaaatattaatcaagcatttgatatAATGCTGAATAAATATTTAAAATATATTAATCAAGGATTTGAAAAAGTTTAAAtgcccatatatatatataatgttgatcatgtattaaaaaaatgttaaacttgtacatgaaaaatgttaaacaataattttaaaaaatatcaaatgtgtctagaaaaaatgttggcCGTGTATCCAAAAAATGTTAATCTGATACTTGAAGAAAACAGGTGAAAAACAAGAATTTGagaaacaaaaacaaagaaaaaatacaGTGAAAACCGAGAAAGTaactaaaaagaaagaaaagataaAACCCAATAAAACAGAGAAAAATggtgaaaaacaaaacaaaaaaaaaccgaAAAGCCCAGTGAAAAAATCTCTTTTTGCCTTAAGTTGGACGCGACTAACTACCTTAGCATGAACATGATGTGAGGCGAGTGGCTAGGAACGCTACGCGTCAACCTGGAGACTAGGGATTGATCCCTGGGTTGCCCTCCTTTTTCTGTGCTGTGTTATTATGTCTCGCTTGATGATAGACATAGCTCTCGCGATGCCCCACTTGGAATCGCTACAAGCGATGTATAGCCGCTCCCTGGAAATGCCCGAACGCAGCGGAGGAATTATCATCGACGCTCCCATGGTCGCGAGTGAGCACACGGTCAGCTGAAGCCCATCGTGGAATTATCACCGACGGGTGGACAACATCCAGTCCGGGTAGGGCCCAATCTGGCCTGCCATGTTGGGTGGATCCAATCGTATAAATGCCTTTCTTGTCTTGGGGAGGACGTCACTGGGGCGGCGGTGGCTGGTCGTGCCGACTGCCGATCTGGTCGGATTTTCAGGCGAGGCTACGCCCTGCCGTCGGCTCAGCGCCGATCTTATTGTCAGCCGGGATTTCGCCCTGCCGTAGCTTCACCCTCCAGTTCCTTGCAAGGGAGCGCTCGTGTGGAAACAATGTTACGGCGGGCGCTTGCTCAGGTGCCGCCAGATCTATTCGTCCAAGCATCTACCCGTCGTTCTTACGTGCTGCAGCAGCTTCGTCCCTTCCATCGGCGGCCAGTACCAGCCGAAGGTTTCCAGCCGCTGCAAAATaacaggagaggagctcctccctTCAGCATCTACGAACCACACCGGGCCATTCCGCGCAGTAGTTTTTCAACTGAAGAGAATTCAGCTGGTGATTCTGCTGACCCTACAAATGGCAATGGCGGCGGAAGCTTTGATCAAAGGATCGCAACGCTGATGAGCATCGGGGACTGCGTCAAGCGGCACGAGCTCAGGATGCTCTTAAGGGATCTACACTTCAGGGGTAAAGATGCCCCCGTCTGCTACGCCTGGTGCGACCCTTCCCCGCAAATGCATGTAACCCAGGGCATCTCGATGGCGATCAACATCAACAAGATGATCCAAGCCGGTTGCCAAGTCAAAATTTTGATGGCGGATTGGTTAGCTCGGATGGATCATCACATCGGTGGCAAGGTCGGCGGTGATCTGAGTAAGGTGCGTGACGTTTGCATCTACAACATTGAGATGTGGAGAGCGGCCGGCATGGATCTCGATAGGGTCGAGCTCGTGTGGCTATCGGATCAAGTAAGTTGCCATGCGGACGAATTCTGGCCCCTTGTCATGGATGTTGGCAGAAAAAGCGACACGAAAAGAATAAAAAAGTCGCTTCGCGTTCATCGCACGGATGATACAAGGGGCCATGGGAGCTTAGATCCCTACTTGTTTAGAGATTTCACTCCTGCTGAGATATTCCATCCTTGCTTACAGTGTGCCGGCATAGTGCTGTTACACCACAAGGCGGACATATGGCTGCTCGACGCGGATCAGCGTGTTGCCCACATGTTAGCTACACAATACTGCAACCGCCTGCAGATGAAAGATGGACCAGTTGCCCTGTTCCACGACGTGCCGCCAAATTTGCTCGAATACCCGGAACATGAGGCGTGGAATGATCCCAGATGGGCCATCTTCATGGAAGACGACGAGGAAAACGTCGGCTGCAAAATAAAGAAAGCCTTCTGCCCTCCAAAGATTACAAAAGGCAACCCTTGCTTCGAGTACATAAGATGTATAATCTTCCCTTGGTTTGGAAAATTCGAGGTGGTTCGGAAGGAAGGGAATTGTGGTGCGACGTTCTTCGGCATGGATGAGCTTACTGTTGCTTATGAAAGTGGCATTCTGCATCCCGCCGACGTGAAAGATGCGCCTGAGAAGGCAATAAACATGATGTTGCGGCACATCAATGATCGCCTCAAAAGCAACCCTGGAGGCAAAGAACTAGTGGAAGCAATGGAGCAGCGATTCAGCATACCGTGGTGACAGTACGTTCTTTAGCATGAATTTTTTGTTTTTGTCTTTTGCTTGCACAAACAATCAGGGCACCCACCCAGTGGAAAACAAAGTCAAAAAAATGAATAATAAGTTGGTTAAAGATAAGAGAGGCGGCAATAAGCTAAGCGTCTAAAGTCTTAAGTCGAGGATATTCATGCGAACGCCCTATACATGTGTAGCACACGGCTTCATACTGAAGAGGAAGCACTGCAGCAATTCTAATTGATGAAGTGACAAACTGAAGAGGAAAAACACTGATGGACATATACATTAAACTATTGGTGACAAAATGCATATTTTCTGCTATGTTGTTTTGCACAATAAACTTGCAGCAAAGATTTAAAAAATGAGCATCGTGGTGTAAGACTTTATTAGGCAAGACTAAAAGAGACAATAAAAACAAGTCTTGAATGAAAAAAGAGACAAGACTAAAGCGGAAAGAAAAGATTTCATTTCATGGTTCTGCATGAACTGGCTGCTCACTGTAAACTCTGAATCTCAAACATGTTAAAACCGTCTTCGCTCATAAAGAGGAAGGGCTGTGAGACGGACTAAAACAATGGACAGAATTAACAAACTGCATAAACTGAACAAATGACTGAAGACACTTCGGTTTTCTTGAACCTATACAGATAAATACTAAGAGTGTTTTAGTGTGCTGGAGTGTAGCCACTACTTTCCCGTCAGAGATTAAGACGATAGTAGTTCCTGTTCCAACTAGTAAACATCAGAAAAGGGATAAAATGCAGCAATAAAAACCAATAAAAATGAGAGTTCAGATCAAAAGGTGCGGACCATCCTACCTAGTTTGTTTTGAATCAACACACATATATCATGCAATTGAGGAAAAAAGACACGATTGAACCATTCGTTAGGTGGTTAACCAACCAAAAATATCAACTTTACCCCTTCGAATGATAGGGCACAAAGAAAAACCTAGCACTAAGGGCTTACTGAAAGAATGATGACTCACATTGAACAGTGAATGTCTGAATACCATACAGAACAAAACTCTCGAGAGTAAAAGACTAAGCAATGATGCAAGAACTCCGCTGTGAAGCTCAAATGAGGGCTAAACATTCAGTCAAAACAAAATCATGAGGA
This region of Triticum aestivum cultivar Chinese Spring chromosome 2D, IWGSC CS RefSeq v2.1, whole genome shotgun sequence genomic DNA includes:
- the LOC123048676 gene encoding tyrosine--tRNA ligase 1, cytoplasmic-like — encoded protein: MLRRALAQVPPDLFVQASTRRSYVLQQLRPFHRRPVPAEGFQPLQNNRRGAPPFSIYEPHRAIPRSSFSTEENSAGDSADPTNGNGGGSFDQRIATLMSIGDCVKRHELRMLLRDLHFRGKDAPVCYAWCDPSPQMHVTQGISMAININKMIQAGCQVKILMADWLARMDHHIGGKVGGDLSKVRDVCIYNIEMWRAAGMDLDRVELVWLSDQVSCHADEFWPLVMDVGRKSDTKRIKKSLRVHRTDDTRGHGSLDPYLFRDFTPAEIFHPCLQCAGIVLLHHKADIWLLDADQRVAHMLATQYCNRLQMKDGPVALFHDVPPNLLEYPEHEAWNDPRWAIFMEDDEENVGCKIKKAFCPPKITKGNPCFEYIRCIIFPWFGKFEVVRKEGNCGATFFGMDELTVAYESGILHPADVKDAPEKAINMMLRHINDRLKSNPGGKELVEAMEQRFSIPW